In Trachemys scripta elegans isolate TJP31775 chromosome 21, CAS_Tse_1.0, whole genome shotgun sequence, the DNA window ATTAGAGCAGCAATCCCAGCCTACCTCAAAAGCTTTGTTGTTGTAGAACCTGTCGTCTAGTTTAGCCCCCCATTCTGCTGGGTCAAACTTggtttctgaaaataaatatcaaCATTTATCATATCAATGTCAAGCTAGTAATTAAGACAGGAAGTTCCCCAGTTAAGTTACACTCATTCAGCGGGTTGGCAGCAGGCTGACAGCAGAATGAAGATGATAAATTCAGAACAGAGGCAGCCTTGGCTGTGAGAAAAAGAAATGATATTTTCTGCACTGCCACTAGGGGAAGGTAAAGGTCATGCCAGTTAAGGAACATCATGCATCCATGGTTCTAGGAACAGTCCCATGACAGCAGGGGAGCAAAAAGCCACTGTAGCATCTAACATCTAGATACAGAGCCACAATTAAAGCCACACAGGAGACTCAACAGGCAGGCAAGACTGCTCAGAGGTGTGTGCATTGCATATCCCAGCTTGAACAATTCACTAGGGCCTGTCATGGCCATGCTTCTTCCCATGAGGAAATGGGAGGTGACCCAAGAAAATGGCATCACTGCACATCCAAGCGGGACCAACATGCCCAGGAACAGGTATACCTGTAGCAGCAAGCCAATTAATCTCAGGGCCAGTGGGGGACCATCTCCCCAAGTTAATGGGGATCTCCTTACAGCCCCAAAGTATGGATCTGACTGGGAGGAGGAAGTTGATTACCTTACACTGAGGGATGCACATTCTTGCTCCCTGGACATTCCCTGCTGACAAGCTTTTCTTGTGCGATAACCACACAAAAGCCTCTTACCCTGTAGTGTAATTTattctacattaaaaaaatattaagtggAAACCATAGTGAGACTGAGTAGTTTTGAGTCTGCATGTTCAGCATCCCGTAACCAAACATATTCAGAAAATTAGATTGCTTCCGCAAGCCTACCATTTTCTAAAGGGTTACAGAGAGTGTCAGTTATAAGCTAATGAGTTAAGAAAGGCTATGTagcaggaagaaaaaggaattatgaaggagggagagaaatacaATCAGCTTAAAATGGGAAAATGCAATAAAGAAAATGGATACAGAGATCTATGATGCACAAAGAGTAGGGAAACAGTCATTCACGTTTGTATAGTAATTAATATTAGGATCTTTAACAGCCATTAAAGAGAGACATGTCATCCATAGGCAGGTCTGACATTCCATCCAGCTAAGAGCCATACATACGCACAGAAGAGGAGATACAAATACGACAGTTCAGTGGCATTACCAGCTCAGAAAACCTTGTCGTTTTAGCACTGTAACACCcattaggaaggaatttttaaatCTCCATTTTAGGAACTGGGAAAACAGAGATGTTGAACTTAAGTACCCTGGATCACACAGTGAGAATAGAATTCAGTTCTTTTGATTCAGCCCTTTACTGTAACTTCCTTTTATAAGCAAAACTCCTCATTTACTTTACACTCACTTTCTCTTCTATCCAGCAGCTCTTCAAAATAGTTGGCTGCAAAGGCTGGTATATCTTCAGGCTGCTCCCTCAAAACTTCTCTGGCTAGTCCTTCTAGCAGATTTGCAAATCCCGGCGGAATGCGGTGATGGGTGTTTGAGAATGGTATAGACATGGTGTCGGAACAGGCCTTCTACGGCACCTGCAGTTCCATTTAAAAAAGAGCATGGGCTAGTTACTTCTCGCCTGGGTCCAGCATTCATAATTCATTGCTATTCGCTCAAATACAGTGTAGAGTTCAGAGAGCTAGCAAATGGTATAGTTAAGGTTATGGAATTCacacctcccccagcctatgccCCTCAATAAAGTGTGAATATCAATGCCCACACAGGCAATTTATTTCTAACATTATTAAACAcaggcaatttatttttttatcctcttaaaaataacaatttttgGGGTTTAAATTTGTGGAACTCAACATTATGGTCATGACTTTAATTACAAGGCAAGTCAGGGAATGAGGGAGTTAAGGTTTCAATTCAATCTCATTGCACATACATATTTTCAGACATGCTAGATTCTGCTTTCCCTTTTCACAGGCACAATCTGTATTTGCAGTGGGATTGTGGGAGCAAAGCTGATTTTTAACCTCCAGTTACCAGATTAGCACAGTCAGGCAGCCGGATGTATAAGAACTCAGCGCTGCATTTAACGGTGCAAATTCTGTGGATGCAACTTGTGCCtgcacaacaaatcctgcatcttggcagggggttagactagatgacccttgagtctcttctaaccctatagCTCTAGGAGGATTCTAGAGGCCACCCTTCCGAAAGTGCACCCAGACTAGCTGGAAGGCAGAAGTGGGTCAGTGCCATGGAGCCACTCTTCGCAGCTGAGTGCCCCGGGGTAGCTGTCTGCTGGCACGGGGCCATGGCTCCCAGATTTCCAGCCAGCTTCAGGCAGCCGCAGTGGGGCCCTTTTTAGCAGTGGCTGGTACAGGGCATGGAGTCCCAGGGGAGAAAGTTCCTGCCAAGAAAGTGCTGGCTGCACCTGGCCCagagtgtgtatgtggggagtCCTGGGGTCCCCAGCTGCACCCCACACCTGGCCcagcgtgtgtgtgggggggcgccCAGGGGGGTCCCTAGCACAACTCTGCACCTGGTGGACGGTCCCTAGCTGTACCCAGCTCGGtcgtggtggtgtgtgtgtgtggggggggatcccAGGGGTCCCGAGCTGCACCCTGCGCccggtgggtgggggagggggggggaggtccCTGCGAGCCCCACCCCGTTCAGACCCACGGCTCGCTCCAGGCCGGCGCCCCCACGACGGGAGTCCGGTGCCCGGCCCGGGGCACTAACGGCCTCGGCCCTCGGGCGGGCTCTTACCGCTCCGCCGCTGCACTCGGCCGCTCCTCGGACGCTTCTGTTGCCTGGCAACAAGTCACCGCCCCTCCCACCGGCTTGGGCTGGTGCCCGGGAAGGGACAAACGCGAAGCAGTACCCGGCCCCGCCCATCTCCCTataggccccgcccccagctgggACCCGGTTTGCCCGTGCCAGGCCATTGACAGTGGAGAGGCAGGGGGGGGGCCTGGCTGCAGCGACCCACCATGCCAGCACCAGGGCGGGGAAGCGGGTTTGGCTCCCGCTTGGAACATGAGGCCTTGGCCCAGAACCAGCCAGGCGGGGCCCAAACCTGGTTTCCACCCCCTGCCCACGAGCAGCCTGCCCAAGGCCAGCCTGTGGCACCGTGCCCACGCCCCAGGCTCAACTCCCTCCCGTGGGCCTTGGCTCACCCCCTGCCCACGAGCAGCCTGCCCAAGGCCAGCCTTTGGCACCGTGCCCACGCCCCAGGCTCAGCTCCCTCCCATGTGCCCTGGCTGCTCATTCCCTACACAGGAGCGTTGGGAGGCGGGAGTCTCACCATTGTGTGCCCAAGCAATGCCCACCTGGCTGAGCTCTCCATAGGCTGCCTGCAGCctcactagggttgccagttttggttggatgtatttctggatatttcatcacatgacaatcttttaattaaagattaatctttaattcctgaagactccaggtcagtcctggagggttggcaaccctaagcctCGCCTGGCTCTGTGGGCCCTTTGCTGGCATCAGAACTATGGAACGTCTGGCCCGGTTGCTTGGAGGGGCTGGTCATCCACGGGGCTGACACCAGGCTGAGCCTGACTGTAGTGATAGGGCCGAGGGCCACCTGGGTCTCCTGGGGTTCAGGAAGGCCCCAAACACAGGGGCATCTGCTGGGGATAGCCCGTGTGAAGGAATCTAATGTGTGGTGGCTGCTGGTCAAGCTCATTAGTGGCTCCGCAGCTGCTCTGTGCCAAGCCCCTGGCTTTGAGGCACACGAGATTTTTGCCCTAAACTCACTTGTACCCATTGGCTTTGGTTCTGTGAGTAGTGTGACCTGTCCCTGTTCATCTGGGGGCTTTGGTAAGAAAGGGCTGTGTCTGTGCTagacacttccccctccccctgatttCCCACTATTGCTGTCACCAGCTTATGTCCACTGgtgtccacccccccccccccccccacacacacacacacccccaatccTGTTAACTTTCCCCTCTGGCCTCTTTTTTACTCAGTGACTGGAGgtggaagcttgtctctttaaaaCTCACTCTAGAATTCTGGCCTAATCATGTGATTTGACTTCTTGGCAGCTGTCCCGTTATCTTGTAGAGGAAATGGCTGCTTGCCTGCTGCTTGTGCTTACGCTGGCTTCTGCAGAAGGTGAGGGGTTAATGGGAAGAGAGGGGGCTTCCCTTCCCACGAGCCATATCCTGTGCATGAAAAGTGTTGCCCAGAAAGCGAGAGAACATGAGAAGCAAAACTGATTTTCCAGTGACAAATCAGAGGGGCCCAGCAGCGAGAACTTTCCTTCTCTCTGTctagaccaggcctgcacaagtcgtaaagcggcgagggccatatttagggttaccatacgtccgttttttcccggacatgtccagcttttcggcaatcaaacccccgtccggggggaattgccaaaaagccgaacatgtccaggaaaatgccggccgggcacttcccctcccgcgcctctctgctcctcccctgattcttcggctctgtttaagagccgagctgcccgagcgctactggcttcggNNNNNNNNNNNNNNNNNNNNNNNNNNNNNNNNNNNNNNNNNNNNNNNNNNNNNNNNNNNNNNNNNNNNNNNNNNNNNNNNNNNNNNNNNNNNNNNNNNNNNNNNNNNNNNNNNNNNNNNNNNNNNNNNNNNNNNNNNNNNNNNNNNNNNNNNNNNNNNNNNNNNNNNNNNNNNNNNNNNNNNNNNNNNNNNNNNNNNNNNNNNNNNNNNNNNNNNNNNNNNNNNNNNNNNNNNNNNNNNNNNNNNNNNNNNNNNNNNNNNNNNNNNNNNNNNNNNNNNNNNNNNNNNNNNNNNNNNNNNNNNNNNNNNNNNNNNNNNNNNNNNNNNNNNNNNNNNNNNNNNNNNNNNNNNNNNNNNNNNNNNNNNNNNNNNNNNNNNNNNNNNNNNNNNNNNNNNNNNNNNNNNNNNNNNNNNNNNNNNNNNNNNNNNNNNNNNNNNNNNNNNNNNNNNNNNNNNNNNNNNNNNNNNNNNNNNNNNNNNNNNNNNNNNNNNNNNNNNNNNNNNNNNNNNNNNNNNNNNNNNNNNNNNNNNNNNNNNNNNNNNNNNNNNNNNNNNNNNNNNNNNNNNNNNNNNNNNNNNNNNNNNNNNNNNNNNNNNNNNNNNNNNNNNNNNNNNNNNNNNNNNNNNNNNNNNNNNNNNNNNNNNNNNNNNNNNNNNNNNNNNNNNNNNNNNNNNNNNNNNNNNNNNNNNNNNNNNNNNNNNNNNNNNNNNNNNNNNNNNNNNNNNNNNNNNNNNNNNNNNNNNNNNNNNNNNNNNNNNNNNNNNNNNNNNNNNNNNNNNNNNNNNNNNNNNNNNNNNNNNNNNNNNNNNNNNNNNNNNNNNNNNNNNNNNNNNNNNNNNNNNNNNNNNNNNNNNNNNNNNNNNNNNNNNNNNNNNNNNNNNNNNNNNNNNNNNNNNNNNNNNNNNNNNNNNNNNNNNNNNNNNNNNNNNNNNNNNNNNNNNNNNNNNNNNNNNNNNNNNNNNNNNNNNNNNNNNNNNNNNNNNNNNNNNNNNNNNNNNNNNNNNNNNNNNNNNNNNNNNNNNNNNNNNNNNNNNNNNNNNNNNNNNNNNNNNNNNNNNNNNNNNNNNNNNNNNNNNNNNNNNNNNNNNNNNNNNNNNNNNNNNNNNNNNNNNNNNNNNNNNNNNNNNNNNNNNNNNNNNNNNNNNNNNNNNNNNNNNNNNNNNNNNNNNNNNNNNNNNNNNNNNNNNNNNNNNNNNNNNNNNNNNNNNNNNNNNNNNNNNNNNNNNNNNNNNNNNNNNNNNNNNNNNNNNNNNNNNNNNNNNNNNNNNNNNNNNNNNNNNNNNNNNNNNNNNNNNNNNNNNNNNNNNNNNNNNNNNNNNNNNNNNNNNNNNNNNNNNNNNNNNNNNNNNNNNNNNNNNNNNNNNNNNNNNNNNNNNNNNNNNNNNNNNNNNNNNNNNNNNNNNNNNNNNNNNNNNNNNNNNNNNNNNNNNNNNNNNNNNNNNNNNNNNNNNNNNNNNNNNNNNNNNNNNNNNNNNNNNNNNNNNNNNNNNNNNNNNNNNNNNNNNNNNNNNNNNNNNNNNNNNNNNNNNNNNNNNNNNNNNNNNNNNNNNNNNNNNNNNNNNNNNNNNNNNNNNNNNNNNNNNNNNNNNNNNNNNNNNNNNNNNNNNNNNNNNNNNNNNNNNNNNNNNNNNNNNNNNNNNNNNNNNNNNNNNNNNNNNNNNNNNNNNNNNNNNNNNNNNNNNNNNNNNNNNNNNNNNNNNNNNNNNNNNNNNNNNNNNNNNNNNNNNNNNNNNNNNNNNNNNNNNNNNNNNNNNNNNNNNNNNNNNNNNNNNNNNNNNNNNNNNNNNNNNNNNNNNNNNNNNNNNNNNNNNNNNNNNNNNNNNNNNNNNNNNNNNNNNNNNNNNNNNNNNNNNNNNNNNNNNNNNNNNNNNNNNNNNNNNNNNNNNNNNNNNNNNNNNNNNNNNNNNNNNNNNNNNNNNNNNNNNNNNNNNNNNNNNNNNNNNNNNNNNNNNNNNNNNNNNNNNNNNNNNNNNNNNNNNNNNNNNNNNNNNNNNNNNNNNNNNNNN includes these proteins:
- the SPA17 gene encoding sperm surface protein Sp17, which encodes MSIPFSNTHHRIPPGFANLLEGLAREVLREQPEDIPAFAANYFEELLDRREKTKFDPAEWGAKLDDRFYNNKAFEEAVSLQEEVKESMKDSSLEPELDKHSLYETATHEIEDKAATKIQAVYRGYRVRETVRRLKELGQDATNPTEEI